The DNA window CGCCGACGAGGTCACGCTGGCCAAGGCACTGGAGGGGCGCCGCGAGATCTGACGGGTCTGAGACTGGGTTGATTTTGTGCACCATGCAGGGTAGAATACTGCCCAGAATCTGCAAGGCGATGAGAGGGCAGAGTAGGCGACCACGTGGAGCCCAAGCGAGCCGGGTCTGGTGCGAGCCGGTGCACACGTCCGCTGAAGAGGCCCTCGAGCTTCCGGGCTGAACCCCGCGCCCGATGTGCGCGGTGCAGTAGGCTGCGGACGGCCCCCTCCGTTATCGGGAACCGAGTGAGGCCGGAAGGCCTAACTAGGGTGGTACCGCGGGCCTGGCCCCGTCCCTAAGCGGACGGGGCTTCATCAATTTTCACGGAAAAGGGGACAGCTCAAGATGACCATTCGCGTACGCATCGCGCCGAGCCCCACCGGTCCCATCCACGTGGGCAACGTGCACACCGCCCTGTTCAACTGGCTCTGGGCCCGGAAGAACGGCGGTCAGTTCATCCTGCGGTTTGAGGATACGGACAGGGAGCGGTCCCGGCCCGAGTGGGAGCAGGTGATCTTCGAGGACCTGGCCTGGCTGGGCATCGACTGGGATGAGGGCCCCGACAAGGGCGGCCCCTACGGGCCCTACCGGCAGACGGAGCGGCTGGAGCTCTACCAGAAGTACGCCCAGCAGCTGCTCGAGAGCGGCCACGCCTACAAGTGCTACTGCACGAAGGAGGAGGAGGACGCCGACCGCAAGGAGGCGCAGGAGCAGGGTCGGCCCTATCAGTACAAGGGGCGCTGCCGCAACCTGACGCCTGAGCAGCAGGCGGCGTTCGAGGCCGAGGGGCGGAAGCCGGTGCTCCGCTTCCGGGTGCCGCGGGGTGAGGTGATCCGGTACAACGACCTGGTGCGCGGCCCGATCGAGTTCCCCACTGACTCCATCGGTGACTTCATCATCATGCGCGCCAACGGCATCCCGCTTTACAACTTCGCGGTGGTCATCGACGACGCAACGATGAAGATCACCCACATCATCCGCGGTGAGGGGCACATCCCCAACACCCCGGTGCAGATCCTCATCTACAATGCCCTGGGCCTGCCGGTTCCCGAGATCGGCCACCTCGGCCACATGACCAACGCCGAGCGCGGCAAGCTCTCCAAGCGCAAGGGCGAGGCGGCCATCCGCGACTATCGGGAGCAGGGCTACCTGCCCGAGGCCCTGATGAACTTCATGAGCCTTCTGGGCTGGACCCCGCCCGGCGCCGAGTCCGGCCGCGAGTTCCTGACCAGGGAAGAGCTGATCCGCGACTTCGACCTCAGCCGGGTGACGAAGGCGCCCTCGGTCTTCGACCGCAACAAGCTCAACTGGATGAACGGCGTGTACATCCGGAAGAAGAGCCTGGAGGAGTTCGCCGAGCTGGCGCTTCCCTTCGTTGTGCGGGCCGGGCTCTGCACGGAGGAGAAGGCCCGGGCCAACTGGGACTGGTTCAAGGAGGTTATGGCCCAGGTGCACGAGCGGGTGGAGACGCTC is part of the Symbiobacterium terraclitae genome and encodes:
- the gltX gene encoding glutamate--tRNA ligase; amino-acid sequence: MTIRVRIAPSPTGPIHVGNVHTALFNWLWARKNGGQFILRFEDTDRERSRPEWEQVIFEDLAWLGIDWDEGPDKGGPYGPYRQTERLELYQKYAQQLLESGHAYKCYCTKEEEDADRKEAQEQGRPYQYKGRCRNLTPEQQAAFEAEGRKPVLRFRVPRGEVIRYNDLVRGPIEFPTDSIGDFIIMRANGIPLYNFAVVIDDATMKITHIIRGEGHIPNTPVQILIYNALGLPVPEIGHLGHMTNAERGKLSKRKGEAAIRDYREQGYLPEALMNFMSLLGWTPPGAESGREFLTREELIRDFDLSRVTKAPSVFDRNKLNWMNGVYIRKKSLEEFAELALPFVVRAGLCTEEKARANWDWFKEVMAQVHERVETLAEVPEHVDIFLKDEIVMDQQAAAKFLTDAVKPFFRRVSEGLRTVEWTLPAIEQLVRSIQEEMGLKPKESFQPIRVAITGRTASPGLFETIYLIGRERVLERMAPYC